Proteins encoded together in one Methanobacterium sp. window:
- a CDS encoding endonuclease NucS, with amino-acid sequence MTACCRVHYEGRAKSTLDYGDRFVIIKPDGSFPVHKCEKINPVNWQPPGCSVRYKVKDDLILIRSIRKNPKEILDVEISKIHVIIYFIAQDYEKLDLIGSEEDMANLIFYENPEVIEEGFKPTAKEKFISNGVIDILGKDKMEIWSYWSLKGVEIP; translated from the coding sequence ATCACGGCCTGCTGCAGGGTTCATTATGAAGGTAGAGCTAAAAGTACTCTTGATTATGGGGATAGGTTTGTTATAATTAAGCCTGATGGTTCTTTCCCTGTTCATAAATGTGAAAAAATAAATCCGGTCAACTGGCAGCCGCCAGGATGCAGTGTAAGATATAAAGTAAAGGATGATTTAATTTTAATTAGGAGTATTAGAAAAAATCCAAAAGAAATATTAGATGTTGAAATCTCCAAAATCCATGTAATAATTTATTTTATTGCTCAAGATTACGAAAAACTGGATTTAATTGGAAGCGAAGAAGATATGGCCAATTTAATATTCTACGAAAATCCTGAAGTAATTGAAGAGGGTTTTAAACCTACTGCAAAGGAAAAGTTCATTTCAAACGGTGTTATTGACATTCTTGGTAAGGATAAAATGGAAATATGGTCATATTGGAGCTTAAAAGGGGTAGAGATACCTTAG
- a CDS encoding PRC-barrel domain-containing protein, whose amino-acid sequence MRVVEDIIGKEVLDSSATIMGKVKDIEVNLGTRKIEAIVIGKGGISESIGISKEENVIPYDMVKQIGDKILLKENIDEPGLETQELGL is encoded by the coding sequence ATGAGAGTAGTCGAAGATATAATCGGAAAAGAAGTATTGGATAGTTCTGCGACCATTATGGGGAAAGTGAAAGATATTGAAGTCAATTTAGGTACTCGAAAAATAGAAGCAATTGTAATTGGAAAAGGTGGAATTTCAGAAAGCATAGGCATTTCTAAAGAGGAGAATGTTATACCTTATGACATGGTTAAGCAGATCGGTGATAAAATACTTCTAAAAGAGAACATAGACGAACCAGGATTAGAAACACAAGAATTAGGGCTATAA